The Phaenicophaeus curvirostris isolate KB17595 chromosome 27, BPBGC_Pcur_1.0, whole genome shotgun sequence DNA window CATCCCTTTGTGTCCACTCCATGTCTTCTTTGTGTCATCCCCGTGTCTTCTCCATGTCCTTGTGTCATCCCCTCCGTGTCCCCTCATGTCATCGTGTTGGGTCCTCTCCACGTCCCCTTGTGTCATCCCCttgtgtcccctccatgtcccctccctgtgcccttGTGTCATTTCCTTGTATcctctccatgtccttcttgtgtcATCCCTttgtgtcccctccatgtcccctccatgtccccttgTGTCCTCCTCATGTCAGCCCCTTGTGTCCCCTCCGTGTCCCCTCATGTCATCGTGTTGGGTCCTCTCCATGTCCCCTCGTATCATCTCCttgtgtcccctccatgtcccctcatgtcATCCCTttgtgtcccctccatgtctTCTTTGTGCCATCCCCttgtgtcccctccatgtcccctaGTGCCATCCCCttgtgtcccctccatgtctCCTTGTATCATCTCCTtgtgtcccatccctgtcccctcgtGTCATCTCCTTGTGTCCCCTCCACGTCCTCCTCGTGTCATCCCTTTGCATCCCCTCAATGTCTTCCTATGTCCTCtccatgtcccctcatgtccccctgtgtcctCATGTCATCCCCTTGTGCCTTCTCCACGTCCCCTCCGTGTCCACTCCACATCCCCTCAATGTCATCCCcttgtgtcccctccctgtccccccatgtcatCCCTttgtgtcccctccatgtctTCTTTGTGTCATCCCCGtatcccctccctgtccccttgtGTCATCCCCTTGTACcctctccatgtccttcttgtgtcATCCCTTTGTGTCCTCTCAATGTCTTCCTATGTCCTCtccatgtcccctcatgtcagccccttgtgtcccctccatgtccccctgtgtcctCATGTCATCCCCTTGTGTCCCCTCCACATCCCCTCAATGTCATCCCCTTGTCCCCTCTCCGTGTCCCCTTGTGTCCTCCTCATGTCAGCCCcttgtgtcccctccctgtcccctcatgCCATCCCTttgtgtcccctccatgtctTCTTTGTGCCATCCCCttgtgtcccctccatgtccccttgGGTCCTCATGTCATCCCCTTGTGCCCTCCCCACGTCCCCTCGTGTCATCCCTGtatgtcccctctgtgtccacTCCACATCCCCTCAATGTCATCCCCTTGCGTCCCCTCCGTGtcccctccattttcccctcatgtcATTGTGTTGGGTCCTCTCCATGTCCCCTAGTGCCATCCCCttgtgtcccctccatgtcccctcatgtcATCCCATTGGGTCCTCTCCATGTCCCCTTGTGTCCCCTCCATTTCCCTTCATGTCATCGTGTTGGGTCCTCTCCACGTCCCCCAGTGCCATCCCCTTGTGTCCCCTCCACGTCCTCCTCGTGCCATCCCTTTGCGTCCCCTCGATGTCCtcccgtgtcccctccctgtccccacagaCACAGCTCTGGCTCATCTCTGTATTGGGGGCTCAGGTGGGGATGGTGCCGGTGGCCAGGAGGATGATGAGGACGAGGATGATGGTGCCCACCAGGCCCAGGATGATGAGCAGCTTCACGTTCTTCCACCAGTACCGCCGGGCCACCTTCTGCGACGTCGTCTTGAAGTGCTCCGACTGCGGGGACAGCGCTCAGGGCGGGCACGGGGACGTCCCCTGCCACCCAGGGACCCACCTCGGGGACCCTGTGCCACCTCAGGGACCCTCTATCCCACCTTTGGGACCCCATATCCACCTCAAGGAACCCTCTATCCCACCTTGAGGACCCCATATCCacctcgaggaaccctctatCCCACCTTGAAGACCCCATATCCACCTCAAGGAACCCTCTATCCCACCTTGAAGACCCCATATCCACCTCAAGGAACCCTCTATCCCACCTTGAGGACCCCATATCCACCTCAAGGAACCCTCTATCCCACCTTGAGGACCCCATATCCacctcgaggaaccctctatCCCACCTTGAGGACCCCATATCCACCTCGAGGAACCGTCTATCCCACCTCGAGGACCCTGTGCCACCTCGGGGCCCCCGTGCCCGCCCCCGGTGTCCCCGTGCCGCACCGTGGCCTCCAGGTCCTGGCTCTTGGAGTGGAGCTGCTCGAGGTTCTCGCCGCGGGCCAGGATCCGCTCCACGTTGCGGGTCATGATGGATTTGACACCCtccacctcctgctgcagctcccgCACGCGCTCCCCGCCCGCAGCCTCGCGGCCCGGCACGCCCGCCTGCAGGGGCCCCACACGGCTCGCTGtggcacccccagacccacgGGGACCCCCCAGCCGAGCCCTGGCACCCCGAGACCTcatagggaccccccagcacccatagggaccccccagcacccatagGGACCCTCCATCCATGCCCCGGCACCCCTAGACCTcatagggaccccccagcacccatagGGACCCCTCAGCCAAGCCCTGGCACCCCGAGACCTcatagggaccccccagccAAGCCCTGGCACCCCGAGACCTTATagggaccccccagcacccatagggaccccccagccAAGCCCTGGCACCCCGAGACCTtatagggaccccccagcccccatagggacccccgaGCCATGCCCTGGCACCCCTAGACCTCATAGGGAACCCCAGCACCTATAGGGAGCCCCCAGCCATGCCCTGGCACCCCAAGACCTCATAGGAaccccccagctcccacagggaccccccagccAAGCCCTGGCACCCCTAGACCTCATAGGGAACCCCAGACCCCATAGggaacccccagaccccatagGGAACCCCTAGCCATGCcctagcccccccaaacccatagGCACCCCCTACACACCCCATAGACCCCTGTGGCACCCCCTAGGTGCCCCCCATATCCAGCCCAGTGCCCTATAGGCACTTCCTTAACCACCCTATGGGCACCCCGTCACCCCTTAGTACCTCCTGTGTACCCTGTATGTACCCCATAGGCACCCCAGACCCCACAGGCACCCCCTATgcaccccatagaccccccaggGCACCCCATAGGCGCCCTATAGAGCCCCGTAGGcacaccccacccccaccccagttCCCTATAGACACTTCCTCAAGCGCCCTGGGCACCCGTTAGCTTCCCACACGTACCCCATAGGCACCCCAGGCCCCATAGGCACCCCCTATGCACCTCGTAGACCCGCAAAGCACCCCATAGGCgccctatagacccccataggtgccccataTCCCACGGCAGCGCCCTATAGGCACTTCCTTAACCGCCCTATGGGCACCCCGTCACCCCTTAGTACCTCCTGTGTACCCTATATGTACCCCATAGGCACCCCAGACCCCAGAGGCACCCCCTATgcaccccatagaccccccaggGCACCCCATAGGCACCCTATAGAGCCCCGTAGGCACCCCATACCCCCCCCAGTTCCCTATAGACACTTCCTCAAGCGCCCTGGGCACCCGTTAGCTCCCCATATGTAATCCATAGGCACCCCAGGCCCCACAGGCACCCCCTATGCTCCCCATAGACCCACAAAGCACCCCATAGGCGCTCTATAGACCCCCGTAGGTGCCCCATATCCCCCCGCAGCGCCCTATAAGCACTTCCTTAACCGCCCTATGGGCACCCCATCACCCCTTAGTACCTCCTGTGTACCCTATATGTACCCCATAGGCACCCCAGACCCCAGAGGCACCCCCTATgcaccccatagaccccccaggGCACCCCATAGGCACCCTATAGAGCCCCGTAGGCACCCCATACCCCCCCCAGTTCCCTATAGACACTTCCTCAAGCGCCCTGGGCACCCGTTAGCTCCCCATATGTAATCCATAGGCACCCCAGGCCCCACAGGCACCCCCTATGCACCTCGTAGACCCGCAAAGCACCCCATAGGCgccctatagacccccataggtgccccataTCCCCCCGCAGCGCCCTATAAGCACTTCCTTAACCGCCCTATGGGCACCCCGTCACCCCTTAGTACCTCCTGTGTACCCTATATGTACCCCATAGGCACCCCAGACCCCAGAGGCACCCCCTATgcaccccatagaccccccaggGCACCCCATAGGCACCCTATAGAGCCCCGTAGGCACCCGATTTACCCCCCCAGCGCCCTATAAGCACTTCCTCAAGCGCCCTGGGCACCTGTTAGCTCCCCATATGTAACCCATAGGCACCCCAGGCCCCATAGGCACCCCCTATgcgccccacagaccccccagGGCACCCCATAGGCACCATATAGACCCCCGTAGgcgccccatagcccccccagcGGCCTGTAGGCGCCCTATAGGCACTTCCTTAGGTGCTCTACGGGCACCTATAGGCaccacagccccccccagccccctatagcccctataGGCCCCACCATGTCCGCCTCCGCTCCCGCCACGAGcgacgacccctgaccccgccCTGACCCCACCCTGACCCCGCCCCCAGGGGGCTTCCGGGTGggtgggagggggcgtggccagagcgagggggcgtggccaacgGGGAGGCGAAGGCGCGCGCCCCTCGCCTCTCCAACCGCTGATTGGCTGCCGCTCTCCGTGACGTCGCTGAGGGGGCGTAGCCACCGCGTGGCTTCcaggcggggagggagggacgcgcgcgccccgcccctGCCGCCGCGCCGCTGTCTGATTGGTCGCCGCGCGTCGTGATGTAATCAGAGGGCGTCGCCGGGGGCGGGGCGCCTTCCCCTGGGCGGCGCTGATTGGTCGTTGCGCTCGGTGACGTCACTAAATGGGCGTGGCCGTACGTGTGCACATGCACCGAGGGGCGGGGCTCGCGCCGTGACGTCACTTGTGGGCGCGGCCGCggcgatggcggcggcggcggagggtACGGGGGGTgcgggctggggaggggggacaccGGGAGGGGGGGGACCCGGTGCTTTAGGATCCCCTGACCtgtccccccgccccctcctcgGTAGGATCCGCGCGGCGGAGGCGGCCGGAgcggggggaggcggcggcggggcgagCCCCTGCCCCCGGCCCCTCCGGTAAAGGGACCGGGACCGCCGGGACCGGGCGGGCTCAGCGCCTGCTGGGCTTCGAGCTGCGGGATCTGACGCGCTGGCACCGCTTCGTCCGCTTGCTGCACCGGCCCACGGACCCCGCCGCGCTCGGAGCTTTCCGGGCGGCGTTCGGTAAGGCCGGGGgaccggggtggggggggttcGGTAACGGGGAAGTTGGAGGGGACTCTGAGGCATTTGGGGGCACCCAGGGGCGTGGGGGGGGGCTGAGGTGTTTGAGGGGACTCTGAGGCATTTGAGGGCACccaggggtggggggtggggggggggctgaggtgTTTGAGGGGGGCTGAGGCATttgggggcacccaggggtgtaGGGGGGGAGCTGAGGTGTTTGAGGGGACTCTGAGGCATttgggggcacccaggggtttAAGGAGGGGCTGAGGTGTTTGGGGGGACCCAGAAGTTTGAGGGGAGTCTGAGACATTTGAGGGGACCCAGGGGTTTTAGGGGGCGCGCAGGGGTTAGAGGGTGGGCTGAGGTGCTTAGGGGGCACCCAGGGGCTTGAGGGGACTCTGAGGCATTTGGGGGGTCACacaggggtttgagggggggaCCCAGGAGTTATGGGGGGACTGAGGCGTTGCGGGGAGACCCAGGGGGTTGAAGGTTGAGACGTTTGGGGGCTCGCagggttttgaggggggaaCGAGGTGTTTGGGGGCTCGCAGGGTTTTGAGGGGGGAGCGAGGTGTTTGGGGGCTCGCAGGGTTTCGAGGGGGGAGCGAGGCGTTTTTGGGGACCCAGGGTTTTGAGGGGGGACTGAGGCATACGAGGGGACCCAGAGTTTCGAGGGGGGAGCGAGGTGTTTGGGGGCTCGCAGGGTTTCAAGGGGGGAGCGAGGTGTCTATGGGCACCCAGGCCTTGGGGCACCCAGGAGTTCTGGGGAGCCTGAGGGGTgtgtggggaaactgaggcactcAGCCTGGGTGTCCGAGGGCCCCCAGCGTGCGGTGGGGACACGTCAGCAGGCACCGAGAggccggggtcaggggtcagcggcCCCTGGGTCACCGCCGGGCCTGGCACGGTGCCGCAGGGCTGCTGATGGCACTGGACGTGCCCCAGGAGCGCGGGCTCGGCCACCTGGACCAGCGGTTCCTGGACGGGCTGGAGGTTTGTCGCTTCCCGCTGCTGCCCTTCCTGCGCCCGCTGCCGCTCGACTGGATGTACCTGCTCTACAGCGTCATGTTCCTGGGTACGGGACGGGGAcaggggacggggatggggacggggacggggactgggactgggatggggacagggactaGGATGAgtatggggacagggacaaggacTGGGACTGGGGACTGGGactggggacagggactgggACAGGGATGGGTATGGGGACtggcatggggacagggactggcatggggacagggactaGGATGAGTATGGGGACTGGGACAAGGACTGGGACAGGGactggggacagggactgggatgaggacggggacagggatggggactggggaTAGGgactggggatggggacggggacagagactgggatggggacagggactaGGATGAGTATGGGGACAGAGACTGGGAtagagacagggatggggacggggactGGGGCTGGCATGGGGactggggacagggactggggacagggactgggatggggacagggactgggatggagacTGGGGATAGGGACTGGGACAGGGACAAGGACTGGGACTGGGGATAGGGACTGGGACTGGGtatggggactgggatggggacagggactgggactggggacagggacatagACTGGGattggggacagggacagagactgggatggggacaaggactaGGATGAgtatggggatggggacagggactgggACAGGAATGGGtatggggactgggatggggacagggactaGGATGGGTATGGGGGCAGGGACAAGGActgggatagggatggggactgggacaGGGACAAGGACTGGGATGGGTATGGGGACAGGGAAAAGGATTGGGACGGGCATGGGGACTGGGCCAGGgcctgggactgggatgggTACGGGGACTGGGATACGGGTGAGCACTGGGACGAGCACAGGACAGGGCTGAGGAGGGGCCAGGCTGGAGTTGACACCAAAACAGTCCCTGGCATGGGCACCAGGATGGCAAAGGGGTGGCTGGGCGCTGGGACCAGGACACGGGTACCAGGAAGAGCTGGGGGGGTCTTTGGGAAGGGGCAGCACGACCAGAGGAGGGGACAGAGGCGGTGACGGTGGCCGCGGTGTGGCAGGGGCGCTGGGCATCATGCTGGGGTGCTGCTACCGGCTGAGCTGCGCCGCCTTCCTGGGGCCCTACTGGTACCTCCTGCTGCTGGACAAGACCTCCTGGAACAACCACTCCTACCTCTACGGGCTGCTGGCCTTCCAGCTCGCCCTGCTGGGCGCCGACCGCTACGGGTGGGCACCGGGGACAGCGGGGTCACCGTGGGGCTGCGGCGTCCGTGGGCTGGAGCAGGGTCTGGTGGCACCGTGGGGCTGAAGCAGAGTCTGGTGTCACCGTGGGGCTGGGTTTGTGGGGTGGAACAGGGTCTGGTGTCACCGTGGGGCTGGGTGACATAGACCCCAGGATCTCCCacgtccctgtgtccccaggggCTGTTGCTGGTGTCCCCATGCGGCTCCGGGTCCCCCGGGGGGATGGTGGCCCGCGTCCCCATGGCAGTGGCAGGGTGGTGACATCGCCCGTGTCCCCACAGCTCCGTGGACGGGCTGCTCCGTCCCCAGAAGAGGAACGCCCACGTCCCGCTCTGGAATTACACCCTGCTGCGTGCCCAGGTGGGTGCCCGCACCCCtttgtcccctgtccccagacCCCAGGGTCCCCCCCCGCAGGAGCGTCACCCCTTCTCCGTCACCTCTTCCCCCTCCAGATCTTCATCGTCTACTTCATCGCGGGGCTGAAGAAGCTGGACGCAGACTGGGTGGGCGGCTACTCCATGGGCTCCCTCGCCCGGCACTGGCTCTTCGCGCCCTTcaagtgaggaggaggagggggacggggatgggaggagggtgaggggacaatgaggatgaggaggatgagggAATGATgaggggatgaggatgaggaggatgagggAATGATGAGGAGGAGGGTGAGAAGGATGGATGGGGTGAGGGTGAGAGGGTGAGGAGGGTGAAGATGAGGGTGTGGGGTGAGGATGAGGAAGGTGTGgggtgaggaggaagaggttgAAGATGATGAGAAGGAAGGTGaaaatgaggatggtgaggggtgaggaggaggaggttgaaGGTGATGAGAAGGAAGGTGaaaatgaggatggtgaggggtgaggaggaggaggatgaaggtgAGAAGGAGAGGTGAAGGGTGAGGAGGGCGAGGATGAGGAGGGTAAGGAGGAGgggtgaggaagaagagaatggtgaggatgaggatggtgagggatgaggaggaagaggatgaaggTGAGGAGAAAGAGGGGTGAGGAGGAGTAAAGTGAAGATGAGGAGGGTGAGGCGTGAGGAGGGtgaagatgaggatggtggggggtgaggagagtgaagatgaggatgatgaggggtgaggaggatgaagatgaggatggtgaCGAGTGAGGAGAAGAGTGAAGGTGAGGATGGTGAGgggtgaggaggaagagggattAGGAAGAAGAGAACAGTGagaatgaggatggtgagaatgaagatgaggatgatgaggggtgaggaggatgaagatgaggaggaggatggtgaggaggaggagggggttgTGCGAGGAAGCTGAGGGTGCTGCCCGCAGGCTGGTGCTGTCGGAGGAGCTGACGAGCCGGCTGGTGGTGCACGGGGGGGGGCTGCTCCTCGACCTCTCGGCCggcttcctcctcttcttcgaCGCCTCGCGGCCCCTCGGCCTCGGCCTCGTCACCTACTTCCACTGCATGAACTCCCAGCTCTTCAGCATCGGTGAGGATGGGGGGGCAGCACccccaaaaaaatccccatcctggggggcccccacccacccccaaatccctcagaCCCTGGCAGGGGCACCCCCAGAACCTCCTCCTTATCCTGGAGAGGCAcccagacaccccaaaatccctcatactttgggcagggacaccccgaGAACCCCCCTATCCTGAGGGGGGGCACCCAGACACCCCGAAAATCTCCTCTATCCTGGGGGGGCACCCCCAGAGTCCCCCTATCCTGAGAGGGGGACACCCAGAcagccccaaaatccccctaTCCTGGGGGGGGCAGCACTcagacacccccaaaatcccctgtACCCTGGGCAGGAGCACCCCCAGA harbors:
- the VAMP8 gene encoding vesicle-associated membrane protein 8 — protein: MAGVPGREAAGGERVRELQQEVEGVKSIMTRNVERILARGENLEQLHSKSQDLEATSEHFKTTSQKVARRYWWKNVKLLIILGLVGTIILVLIILLATGTIPT